In Rutidosis leptorrhynchoides isolate AG116_Rl617_1_P2 chromosome 2, CSIRO_AGI_Rlap_v1, whole genome shotgun sequence, one genomic interval encodes:
- the LOC139893536 gene encoding uncharacterized protein: MSCLNGGRILCNTSTITPYTRFPLHRPPLSLLTTRTKTSVHIVSAASKKQVRTGKFDSKNKKGSTKEDESFNESSIGTVVADEIENFDGYVLPDLPGLEKDFWEGPEWDGFGFFVEYLWAFGIVFALLSSGIAVATYNEGATDFKETPAYKESIQSRELLEEPDASSPDIFESNPTEEAPSLE, translated from the exons ATGTCGTGTCTCAATGGTGGCCGGATTCTATGCAACACTTCCACCATAACACCGTACACCCGCTTCCCTCTCCACCGTCCACCTCTATCTCTTCTTACCACACGAACAAAAACAAGTGTTCACATAGTTTCAGCAGCATCTAAAAAACAAGTCAGAACTGGTAAATTCGACAGTAAGAACAAAAAAGGGTCGACAAAAGAGGATGAGTCGTTTAATGAGAGTTCAATTGGGACAGTAGTTGCTGATGAGATTGAAAATTTTGATGGGTATGTTTTGCCTGATCTTCCTGGGCTTGAGAAGGATTTTTGGGAAGGACCTGAATGGGATGGTTTTGGTTTCTTTGTTGAGTATTTGTGGGCTTTCGGTATCGTTTTCGCG TTATTATCTAGTGGAATTGCTGTTGCAACATACAACGAAGGCGCAACAGATTTTAAAGAAACTCCAGCTTACAAGGAATCAATTCAATCAAGGGAGTTGTTAGAAGAACCCGACGCATCAAGTCCCGATATTTTTGAGTCTAACCCTACTGAAGAGGCTCCTAGTTTGGAATAA